CTCCTTCCGCATCTCATCATCGTCCAGAGGTAGCAGGTCGTAGCTTTGAGGCAATGGGTGTGTCTTTGGTATTCCACCCGAATAACCCCAAAGTACCCACCACGCATATGAATGTGCGTTGCTTTATTGCGCAAGCGCCTGATAAAGAGCCAGTATGGTGGTTTGGAGGCGGCTTTGACCTCACTCCTTATTACGGCGTTGATGAAGACTGCAAACACTTTCATCAAACTGCCAAGGATGCATTAGACCCTTTTGGCGAAGAGCTTTACCCTCGCTTTAAAAAATGGTGTGATGAATATTTCTACCTCAAGCATCGCGAAGAACCGCGCGGCATTGGTGGCGTTTTCTTTGATGACTTTAATGAGCTTGGTTTTGAGAAAAGCTTTGCAATGACGCGTGCAGTTGGGGATGCATTTATCGATGCTTACCTACCAATCGTGCAGCGCCGCTATCAAGACAGCTTCACCCCCGAAGAAAAGGCCTTCCAAGAATATCGCCGCGGTCGCTATGTGGAATACAACTTGATCTTTGATCGCGGGACTATCTTTGGCTTGCACTCGGGTGGACGTACCGAATCCATTCTGATGTCGATGCCGCCAGTAGTTCAATGGTGGTACAACTGGCAGCCAATGCCCGGAACCCCTGAGGCTAAGCTATATGACTATTACCTTAAGCCACGAGATTGGCTAGCTTGAGCGCTATAAAGAAAATTGGCATTCTTGGGGGTACATTTGACCCTCCTCATGTGGGTCATTTGAAATTGGCTACCCATTTTGCAAAGCTACTCCACTTAGATGCACTGCTACTTATTCCGAGTGGTGAGCCATGGCAAAAGGGAACTGGCATCACTGCCGCAGAAATGCGTCTGAAGTTAACTGAAGCTGCTGGCATTGATTTGGCGAGAGCATTTTTATATCTCAAGATCTCCACTCAAGTAGGCATTGATCGCATGGAGATTGATCGCGCTGGGCCTAGTTATGCGATTGATACCGTTAAAGCCTTGCGTGAGCGCTTTGGAACAAACGCTAGCCTGACTTGGCTGATGGGAGCAGACTCTCTTGTTGCCCTCCCTAGCTGGAACTCCTGGGAGAAGCTAAGCCAGTTTGTCAATTTTGCGGTGGCAACTAGGCCACATCATGATTTAAAGCGAGAAATAAGCTCCGAAGTGAGTCAATTCTTGAAAACTAATCAAACATCTGATGCTAAAGCTCTTGAAAATAGCGCTGCAGGCCTCATATACATCGATGAAAGCTTGAATATTGATCTATCCTCAACCGCATTACGAGATCGCCTTAAATCCAGCTCACGGAGCTCTATTGCATCCGAGCAAATTCCAACCCACACCCTAGAAATCATTACAAATCTGGGCTTGTATCAGTAATCAAGCTAAGATCACCCTAATTAGAAAAATTATTGCCGAGAAAATATGGACTTACGTAAATTACAACGCGTCGTGATTGATGCCTTAGAAGATGTTAAAGCACAAGATATCCGCGTGTATGACACCACTAAATTAAGCGAGTTATTTGATCGAGTGGTCATTGCCACTGGTTCTAGCAACCGCCAAACGCGCTCTTTAGCCATGTCGGTTAAAGAAGAGGTGAATGCTAAAGGTGGAGAAGTTATTTCTATCGAAGGTTTAGAAACTGGTGAATGGGTACTGGTTGATTGTGGCGATATCGTCGTACATATTTTGCAACCAATGTTGCGCTCCTACTATCAGCTTGAAGGTATGTGGGGTGCTAAACCTGTACGCGTGAAATTAGCTGGTGACAAAGGTCTTGTTAAGGCCAGCGAATCCGAAGACGACGAGTAATCTCGTCGTCACTTGCGGCAATGCGGCTCACCATCGTCTCTGTTGGTCATAAGATGCCTGATTGGGTTGCTACGGCAACTCATGACTACATCAAAAGAATGCCGGCAGATTGCAGCATTGAAATCAAAGAGATTAAACCCGATCTCACCCCTACTAAAGAAGCCTTAAAGATTGCAGCAGCCATTCCCAAGGGATCCAGAGTGATCGCTTTGGATGAGCGAGGCAAAGACCAAACCACTCAGAATCTTGCCACTCAACTGGCTAGCTGGCGTCAACAAGGCTTCGACATTACCTTCTTAATTGGTGGCGCAGATGGCTTGGACCCCAGCCTGAAAGCGGGTGCACAGGCGATGTGGCGACTCTCCAGCCTTACCTTGCCACATGCCATGGCCAGAGTCATGTTGGTAGAGCAGCTTTATCGAGCCTGGACTATTCTGCAAGGCCACCCCTATCATCGCGAGTAATCCCTTGAACTCTTTTATTTATCTCGCCTCACAAAGCCCTCGCCGCCAAGAGCTCTTAAAGCAAATGGGTATTTGCTTTGAAATGCTGCTACCAAGTTCAGATGAAGATAGCGAGAGCATCGAAACCCCTCTCCCGCAAGAAAAGGCACACACCTACGTAGAGCGCGTTACCTTAGCAAAAAGTGCTGCAGCACTTTTAAGGTGGAAAAAAAGTGGTTTGCCTTGGGCCCCCATTCTTTGCGCCGATACTACTGTGAGCTTACCCACTCATCCTAATGGTGAAATTCTGGGCAAGCCAGTTGACGCAGAGGATGCCACTCGAATTTTGAAAATGCTCAGCGGCAAAATACATGAAGTTCTCAGCTCAGTAGCGGTGACCGTCAGTCCCGATGAAAATCCCATACAGCTTGTACAGGTTTCTAAAGTTCAGTTTGCCGATTTATCAACGGAACAGATTGATGCCTATATTGCTAGCGGCGAACCCTTTGGTAAGGCTGGCGCCTATGGCATACAGGGCTTGGGTGGGGCTTTTATTCCTTCAATTCAGGGCAGCTATAGCGGTATCATGGGTCTACCTATTTATGAAACAAAGCTTTTACTAGATCGCGCCCAAGTCAGCAGCATATGAATGAAGAAATACTGATCAATATCACCCCGCAAGAAACGCGCGTTGCTTTAATTCAGCAAGGGGCAGTTCAAGAGTTACAAATTGAGCGCACTCGCCAACGCGGCATCGTGGGCAATATCTATTTAGCCAAAGTCGTTCGTGTACTACCAGGCATGCAATCCGCATTTATCGAAATTGGTCTTGAGCGCACCGCATTTATGCACGTCGCTGACATCACACAAAATAATCCTCAAGCACAAATTGAAAAATTATTGTTTGAAGGTCAAACACTATTGGTGCAGGTATTAAAAGATCCTTTAGGGACAAAAGGTGCACGCTTAACAACCCAACTGAGTATTGCTGGACGTAATTTAGTCTACCTACCTCCGGCAGGTAGCGATACTGCTACTGAAAAATATATTGGCGTTTCTCAGCGGATTGATCAACCTGAAGAGCGTGAAGCCATTAAGACGCGTCTCGCAGGTTTGATGGCTGCAGATGAAAAAGGCGGCATCATCGTTCGCACCAGCGCTCAAGACGCTTCCGACACAGAACTACAGCACGACATGCTTTACCTACGTACCACCTGGGAAAACATTCATGCAGCCATGAAACACAATCCGGCGCCTACACTACTCTATCAGGACCTTAGTCTAGCGGAGCGTGTATTACGGGATGTTGCCGGTGAAGACACCACCCAAATCCGTGTGGATTCTGCCGAGAATTTTGAGAAGCTCAAAGCATTTACAAATGCCTACATGCCTAACCTTTTAGGTAAGTTGACTCTGCATCGCGGCGAACGCGCGCTCTTTGACTTATTTGATGTTGATGCAGAAATTAATAAAGCGCTGGGTCGCCGAGTAGACCTCAAGTCTGGCGGCTATCTCATGATCGATCAAACAGAGTCTATGACTACGATTGATGTGAATACAGGGAGTTATGTAGGCGCTCGCAACCTCGATGACACCGTCTTTAAAACCAATCTAGAAGCGGCCCAAGCGATTGCGCGCCAACTCCGTTTGCGTAACTTAGGTGGAATCATCATTATTGATTTCATCGACATGATTGGCAAAGACCATCAAGAATCTGTATTACATGAACTCAAACGTAATCTTGAACGCGATCATGCACGCACCTCAGTAAGCGACTTTTCTGCATTAGGCCTAGTAGAAATGACCCGCAAACGGACGCGTGAGTCTTTGGCCCATATCACTTGTGAGCCATGCGCCACTTGCCTTGGCAAAGGTGAAATTAAAACTGCCCAAACGATTTGTTATGAGATTTTGCGGGAAATTGTGCGAGAGCACCGCCAATTTAATCCACGTGAATTTAGGATTGTGGCTGCGCCTGATGTGATTGATTTATTCCTAGAGGAAGAGAATCAATTCTTGGCGCAGTTGGGGGACTTCATTGGCAAGCCAATTACCCTTCAAGCAGAAGGCAGCTTCCGCCAAGAGCAATACGATATCGTTCTGAGTTAAGGTTTTCGAATTAAGCGTTCGAGAATTGGATGCGATGTAAGTTCGCATACAAGCCATCGTGCTTAATCAAATCTTCGTGAGAACCATTCTCGATAATTTTGCCATGCTCTAGAACCACAATCCTGTCAGCATGTTCAATGGTCGATAAGCGGTGTGCAATCACTAAAGTCGTTCTATTGGCCATTAAGGTATCTAACGCTTCCTGAACCTGACGCTCAGATTCAGAATCCAGAGCCGATGTGGCTTCATCCAAAATCAGAATTGGTGCATCTTTGTAAATGGCACGTGCGATAGCCAAACGCTGGCGCTGCCCACCAGACAGGCGATTGCCGTTATCTCCCACCATAGAATCAATACCATCTGGCAGCTCCTTAATCATGGCGCTGAGATTGGCGGCTTCCAGCGCCTCCATCACGCGACCGCGATCAATTCCATCTTGA
This is a stretch of genomic DNA from Polynucleobacter sp. JS-JIR-II-b4. It encodes these proteins:
- the hemF gene encoding oxygen-dependent coproporphyrinogen oxidase yields the protein MDIATLKDYFLGLQDRITSTMSALDGKVFVADEWHKPEDSKLKGYGRTCILDGGNILEKGGVGFSHVRGDQMPPSASHHRPEVAGRSFEAMGVSLVFHPNNPKVPTTHMNVRCFIAQAPDKEPVWWFGGGFDLTPYYGVDEDCKHFHQTAKDALDPFGEELYPRFKKWCDEYFYLKHREEPRGIGGVFFDDFNELGFEKSFAMTRAVGDAFIDAYLPIVQRRYQDSFTPEEKAFQEYRRGRYVEYNLIFDRGTIFGLHSGGRTESILMSMPPVVQWWYNWQPMPGTPEAKLYDYYLKPRDWLA
- a CDS encoding nicotinate-nucleotide adenylyltransferase produces the protein MSAIKKIGILGGTFDPPHVGHLKLATHFAKLLHLDALLLIPSGEPWQKGTGITAAEMRLKLTEAAGIDLARAFLYLKISTQVGIDRMEIDRAGPSYAIDTVKALRERFGTNASLTWLMGADSLVALPSWNSWEKLSQFVNFAVATRPHHDLKREISSEVSQFLKTNQTSDAKALENSAAGLIYIDESLNIDLSSTALRDRLKSSSRSSIASEQIPTHTLEIITNLGLYQ
- the rlmH gene encoding 23S rRNA (pseudouridine(1915)-N(3))-methyltransferase RlmH; the protein is MRLTIVSVGHKMPDWVATATHDYIKRMPADCSIEIKEIKPDLTPTKEALKIAAAIPKGSRVIALDERGKDQTTQNLATQLASWRQQGFDITFLIGGADGLDPSLKAGAQAMWRLSSLTLPHAMARVMLVEQLYRAWTILQGHPYHRE
- a CDS encoding nucleoside triphosphate pyrophosphatase, yielding MNSFIYLASQSPRRQELLKQMGICFEMLLPSSDEDSESIETPLPQEKAHTYVERVTLAKSAAALLRWKKSGLPWAPILCADTTVSLPTHPNGEILGKPVDAEDATRILKMLSGKIHEVLSSVAVTVSPDENPIQLVQVSKVQFADLSTEQIDAYIASGEPFGKAGAYGIQGLGGAFIPSIQGSYSGIMGLPIYETKLLLDRAQVSSI
- the rng gene encoding ribonuclease G; amino-acid sequence: MNEEILINITPQETRVALIQQGAVQELQIERTRQRGIVGNIYLAKVVRVLPGMQSAFIEIGLERTAFMHVADITQNNPQAQIEKLLFEGQTLLVQVLKDPLGTKGARLTTQLSIAGRNLVYLPPAGSDTATEKYIGVSQRIDQPEEREAIKTRLAGLMAADEKGGIIVRTSAQDASDTELQHDMLYLRTTWENIHAAMKHNPAPTLLYQDLSLAERVLRDVAGEDTTQIRVDSAENFEKLKAFTNAYMPNLLGKLTLHRGERALFDLFDVDAEINKALGRRVDLKSGGYLMIDQTESMTTIDVNTGSYVGARNLDDTVFKTNLEAAQAIARQLRLRNLGGIIIIDFIDMIGKDHQESVLHELKRNLERDHARTSVSDFSALGLVEMTRKRTRESLAHITCEPCATCLGKGEIKTAQTICYEILREIVREHRQFNPREFRIVAAPDVIDLFLEEENQFLAQLGDFIGKPITLQAEGSFRQEQYDIVLS